AACACTATGGTTGAAACACTATGATTCTTAACTAAAGAAGAATTTAACTATCGCCCCCATCAACTCCAATGGACCCATTTAATTTTATGGCATTATCTTAAAATTTGATGGAGTGATTACGTTTAATGAAAGAAGAGATGTTCTGATTTAGCAAAGCCTTTGTCAAAAAGAAAAGTATTTGTTATGGCAGTTACGTAGTTATATATGTTATATAATATCTAGCTTTAAGACAGTCAAAATTGGTGGTGTTAGTTCATAATAAGACAAATAAGAAGTCGACTTATGAATCAACGATGAATATGACTGAGATGGTTAGTATTCTTGGAGTCCAAATATATGTGAATTATTCACTTACTTTATTCCAGACCTGGAAACAAGAAGGCTGTTGATTTTGACTGTTATGTATCGCGTAGGTAAATAACAAAATATATTTGCTTTCAAAAATACTACAAAAAAAAATACAATATATATATATATAATTATGTGCATGTGATAATTTTTTAAAAAATATTAGAGAAGCGTGTGATAATTTGCAAACTAATCTTATTTCATTTTCAGATTTTGATTATGTCAAAAAATTTGAATGTTTGCAAACTTATCTTTGTTGGTGGTAATTATGATTTCCCATCTCCTGCATTCGAGTTCTAAATAACTAGAAGCTCTCTAGAGGGTACACAGTACAACCATATAGCTCTAGAGAAGCTACATAATTTGGAGGGTCTGTCTTACGATTTTCCTTTACATATTGATTTTACCGTTAGAATAACTAGCTGCTCTCAGTGAACAGGCTTTACCAGAAATAACAATTTCAACTAAAAACATATATATACACAATCATTTGGTGTGCTTTGCTTTTCTATAACATACAGTTTTGTAACATGTTTAATTATACAAAAGACCATTAACAATTTCACTGAAAAATGCACAAACATAATAGATAGAGCACACAAAAAAATACACATAATAGATAGAAAAAGTTGCTCTAACTTATTCTTTTCAATCCAAAGTTCATAACCATAATGCTCTCTTGTAGATAAGCAAAAGACCTTTAAGCAACAGAATCACTAACTTGAAGAGAAGGCAGTTCTGTCTCCGGCGGCTGGTGTTTCTCGAGAACTTTCTTGCCGGATTTATACTCGCCGTAGAAGTAAGAGACGAATCCCCATATGGAGAGGAAGAGAGAGACACCTTTCTCTGCCTGAAACTTCTCCCGGAAACAAATCACGGCCAAAACCTCCGTCACCGGAAGCAGAACACTGATGAGAACGCCAGAAGCTAGAGACGACGCACAGAACACAACCCCTATGGCTCCTAAGAAGAATCCTTGCCACACTATCCCTGTGATCACAATCAACGTGTAGTAAAACGCTGATCCTCCAATCTTGAACTCTCTTGCTTCTCTTGATATCACCTACAAACATATCAAAAATGTTTTATTGGATGAGTGATGTTGACGTTTAATGAGAAGTTCGAGATATTCGATTAATGGTTTTTAACTGGAATTTAAAATTCATTTACTCAATGATTTCAACATACAAGTTGAGATCTTAAATACACATGCCAATGAAATGAAATAAATGAACCAAATGATTTAAATACATGCACCAATAAAGTAAAATAAAACCCATGAGACATTTATATAAATATTTATGATTTCTTTTAAATGATATTTTATGAATTTTCTACTTTTAAAATACAAAAGAACAAATCCTAGGATATTCCTTTACACTGGGAAATCCATAGTACTATTTTGATATATCACGTAATTAAAATAGTTCATTATCTTTTCCTTTTTTAAATATTTCATAATTTTGAAAATGACATAAAAATACGAATCTAAAAACTCAATTAATTATTAGGGTTTTCATAAAACATATCTGCTCTTCAAGATCCATGCAAAGACACCCTCAAGCCAAGAAAAAGACAACTAAACATATTATTTTTACCTTGAAATCGCCGTCGATGATCATGCCAACGACACAGAAGCAAGTAGCCGCGATGCACATGACCATCTGAATCTCGAGCACAAGTGGGAAAGTGATTTCTTGTCGAGCTTTCTTGTAAGTAAATTCAACGAGTGGCAATATAAAAGCGTACAAGACAGCTGCAATCACAGTCATCAAGAATCCAACCACATACTCCTTGTGAGTCTCGTTAGCCGGCTTGTCTCCATTGCTGTGCAAGGCCAAGACTACAATGCCCACCGTCAGCAAAACGACGGCGTTTATAGAGAAGGGAGTGAACTTTTGCTTGACCATGAAGAAAGCAAAGAGAGCGTTGAAAGCTAACTGAGTTCCTATAATGAGAGATGAAGTTGAAACTGGCAGATAAGCTAACCCGTATGCGTATAAGTAGTTGTCAAGTCCGGTGAGCAATCCTATGACGATGGATGCGATGAACAGAGGAGTTTCCATGAGGATAAGCTTAGTTTTTTCTGCGGTTTCAGAGTTGTTGTGGTTGTGGTTGCGACGGCTAAGGAAGGAGAAAAAGAGAGGGATGAGGATGACTGGAAAACCAGCGGTTGAGAGAAAGCTCATGAACCAGATTCGTTTTCCACCATTGGTGTAGTAGAGACGAGTTAACAACGGACCACCACATGTTCCTATAGTGAGAATAACACAGTTTATGATTATCAGACCGTTCTTCATCTTCTTTTTCTTCTTCTTTACCTTTGATGTTTTGTGTTTGTGTTGTTGTCCTCTTTATTGGCGTTTTGGTTGATTTTTCTGATCAGCTCAAAAGGGTCAAAGAGCCATTATATCTGTTTTTTTTTGTGTTTTGTCTGTTTGTGATTTTGAATCGTGTGATATGGCTATAAGGGAACACCACATAGCGGTGCGTTTGCGACTAAATAAAAAACTGTATTCGGGTTTTAATTTTCAACCAGAGCATCCCACCGTGTATCTAATCCTGGGGAAGAGTATCTAAGAGTTTTAATAGAGCACCATTAATGGTGCTATAGTCTCTGAAAAGAAAAACAATAACATAAATAAAATAAGATAGAAGTAGAGAATTGTTTTTTTTATTTGAGAAATTCAAGGAACATTTGAAGAGAATTTTTTTCAACTTATTTATTTTTTAATATATTAATATAAAATAGTTGAGAGATTGAGTTTAAAAGACTTATCTATGAGCAACTGCAAATGGAAGTGTTTTACCATGAAATTCTAAACTTACATTAGTATAATGTATATACTCCATTTGTATCATTTTAATGGTGTTTAAATTTTTTTATTTGTTTGACAATAAGTAACTTTTTCACTATTTTAAATAAAATTAAATGTCATTAAAATTTATGATCAATTACAAAATACTATATTTTTTTAATTGGTTGAACTATTTTTATTTAATGATAGTTTTATATTTCCAAGATAAACTACATAGAATTTTATATTTTTTTAAATCTTTGTGCAAAAATTTTAAACACCACTTAAAAACACAGATAGAGTATATATATATAACAACTATTACTTAATTAAGCATTTTAATATACCAGGTTGTTTATATATTCAATTCTTTGAGTAGATCATAGAAGACTAACCACATCCACTAAAAGTAAACGATGAGTCACTGTCCTAGTAGCTAGGCCCAAAAGTTAGGATAGAAGAGAAAGAAAATATGATTAGTTTGAACTTGTGTCTCAATCCGACATGGTATTACTGAACTTCATCACAAATTGGCTAAACCATGTTTATTGACAAAGTTAATATCTATATATTATTTGAAAATAATATTTTATGTATGTTGTCACGGTATTTCTTATAAAACTAACTATAAATATTATTAATAAATTAAAGTTATCATGACTATTGTTGTAGACAAAAAAAACATTTAGGCTCTCAGTCATTATTCAGTACTTAGAGCACTTCCAATAGGGTTCTATTCATCGGAGTTCTAAAAATAAATATGTGTGTATGTATGTATTGTATATGTGTATGTAGTTATGAAGTCCACTAAATAGTGTAGAACCTCTATCCAAAAGTTCTAAAAATTTTTGGATAGAGGTTCTACACTATTTAGTAGATCCCATAACTACATATACATATACAATATATACATATACACATATTCATTTATAGAACTCCAATTGGTAGAATCACCCATTGGAGGTGTTCTTAAAGTATTTATAAGAAGGAATCAATTATAGTTGGTCTGAAATGGAAGTCGTGGAGAGCCTTGAGACCAGTGTTAGACTAGTGGTTCTAGACCATCTTTTAAGTATATACTTTACTGTTTACATCCACAGTGTGAATCTTGGTGACAAATGATGATTGAACAGACTATCATCAGCCCATCAACTCTAATCAAAATGGCGTTAGATCAGAATAAGCCAAATATAGAGTGACTCATGAATCAACGATGAGCGTGACTGAGATAACATTCTTCGACTCCAGACTGATATGAACCTAAGCTCAATTTATTCAAGACCTGGAACAAATAACGCTACTGATTTGACTCTGAGTGTGATTGGGAGATACAAGAGTAAGTCAGAGTAAATTAAATGGAGTAACCGGGAGTAAATGAAATGGAGTAATTGAAAGTAAAGTGATGGAATAAATAAAAATAACAAAACCCCAAAAAGTTGAATTCAGCCTTATATGTTTTTCTCCTCAAATACATGGAGAAATAAATGAGCCTATTTTACCTTTATTTAAACAGTATACAGCGTAAAAATGAAGAAAATTATTTTCACCTGATTGGTGAAATATGAGCTGGACTGAGAGTAAATATTTTTTCCACTAAAATTTTCTCGCTAATAAGACGTTACACTTTTACAGTCAAAGCCTCTGTGTAGCGTGACTCACATGTATATCATGTACTCATGTGTACGTAAATAAGATATTATTTGTTCACCCAAAAAAACATTAGGTCATGGTTCACCAATAAGTTGGTTTCCCTTTAGAATAGAACGCTAACCATGGCCCTCTAAAGAGAAACTCAATCCCATCCGATTCTCTTTATGACCGAGCCCATAATAGTGGCCTAGAGAAAAAAAAATATTTAATTATAATGAAT
The DNA window shown above is from Brassica oleracea var. oleracea cultivar TO1000 chromosome C3, BOL, whole genome shotgun sequence and carries:
- the LOC106331954 gene encoding purine permease 1 → MKNGLIIINCVILTIGTCGGPLLTRLYYTNGGKRIWFMSFLSTAGFPVILIPLFFSFLSRRNHNHNNSETAEKTKLILMETPLFIASIVIGLLTGLDNYLYAYGLAYLPVSTSSLIIGTQLAFNALFAFFMVKQKFTPFSINAVVLLTVGIVVLALHSNGDKPANETHKEYVVGFLMTVIAAVLYAFILPLVEFTYKKARQEITFPLVLEIQMVMCIAATCFCVVGMIIDGDFKVISREAREFKIGGSAFYYTLIVITGIVWQGFFLGAIGVVFCASSLASGVLISVLLPVTEVLAVICFREKFQAEKGVSLFLSIWGFVSYFYGEYKSGKKVLEKHQPPETELPSLQVSDSVA